One Candidatus Methylarchaceae archaeon HK02M2 genomic window, TGTTGATATCAGGTAGATTCATCTGAAGGACAGAATAGAATTCTGGATCTGTATTAACAATATTTTCTACAAGATTAAAAAGAGTTTTAAAACTTGTACCAGAAATTTTTTCTAATTCTCTAAAATTCAATTCAAGCCATGTATCTCCAACAGCCAAACCAACAAAATGGGATAATCCTAGAATAACTGCCATTAGTTCATCATGCTTTCTTGGAGACATTACACTAACTTTAAAACCTCTTTCTTCTAGCCATATTTTTAATTCTCTAGCGTATTTTTCCTCTTTTTTGTTGGTAGGAGTAAGAACGAAATTTTCATTCGTATCTTTTGCTCCTGGTCCAAAAACTGGATGAGTTCCTAGGATCGTTCCCTTCTTAATATATTTGTGCATTATGTTCAATGGAATTTCTTTTACAGATGTTATATCCCAAATAATTTGATTCTCTTTAATGTAAGGCGCCACTTCTTTTACAACATCTTCAAAGCTTTGTAATAAAACAGAAATCAAAATAATATCGGCTTTCTTTACAGCATCGATATTATTTTTAGCAACCTCTACTGGAATTTCTTTTGATAAATTAAATAATTTTTGTCTAGTTCTTCCTGAAACTATTACCTCATATCCTTGTTTCAAGAAGAAAATGCAAAACCATTTTCCCATATTTCCTGCGCCACCTATTATTGCTATTTTCATTTTAAGACACCAAACATGTTAGGCTATTTTCATTAAATTACTCTTTACTGAAATTTTCTTTTGCCTTAGGATAAGAACCTATTATTTTTACGAATAGAGAATTACGCTTTAAAATTTGTAATGCTTTGCTAACTATTTTGTCTGTATAATGACCTTCAAAATCTAAATAGAAATTGTATTCCCAAGGTCTTCCAACGATTGGTCTTGATTCTATCTTTGTTAGATTAATATCATTGTCTGAAAAAATTCTTAAGGCATTATGTAAAGCTCCAGGAACGTGCCTAGTTGTGAATATAATAGAGGTTTTATCATTCCCTGTTGGTGCTGAACCCTTTTTCGATAATATTAAAAATCTTGTGTAATTATTACGATTGGTTTCTATACCTTCTACGATAACTTTCATTCCATAAATTTTTGCTGTCCTTTCACTGGCTATTCCCGCAGCATTTCTTAAATTCTTCTCTTTTATCATTTTGACGCTACCAGCAGTATCATAAAAAGGCATTATTTCGCATTTCAATTCTTCTAAAAATTTTCTACATTGTCCTAACGCCTGAGGATGTGAGTAAACCGTTTTAATAGATTTCAGATCATTATTAGAAAACGATATTAAACAATGTTTTATTCTGTGAAAAATTTCTCCATAGGCTTTCAAATTATATTCTAATAGCAAATCGTAAGATTGGCCTATGCTTCCTTCTAACGAATTTTCAACGGGAATTATTACAAAATCAACTTTATTTTCTTCTAAAATTTGAAAAACATCCGACAATGTTTTACATCCTATCGTTTGTATCAAGTTTCCAAAATATTTGAAAGCAGCTTCTTCACTGTAAGCACCAAGTTCTCCTTGAAAAGCAATTCTTTGATTATTCAAATTCATTGAATTTTTCCTCATATTTTGTCCCTTTGTTATGACCTTAGTTCCCTACGCAATTAGTTTTTGAACTCATCCTTATATTTACTTATCTAGAATGCCCTTTTGTATCTCCAAATCGGTGATTAGTTCCTAGCATAATTAGAAAGCTACGAAAAAGGCAATAGCTAAAAAGTTGATCGGAGATAACCAGACCGATGGCGGGGTTGGTCTAGTCTGGTCTAGGACGTCAGCCTCCCAAGCTGGCAACGCGGGTTCAAATCCCGCACCCCGCATTTTTTCCGAGGGTTATTTTTAAATAGAGTACTCACTACTGTTTGGAAATCTGGCACACTCAAATCGATTTTATATGTT contains:
- a CDS encoding prephenate dehydrogenase/arogenate dehydrogenase family protein, whose translation is MKIAIIGGAGNMGKWFCIFFLKQGYEVIVSGRTRQKLFNLSKEIPVEVAKNNIDAVKKADIILISVLLQSFEDVVKEVAPYIKENQIIWDITSVKEIPLNIMHKYIKKGTILGTHPVFGPGAKDTNENFVLTPTNKKEEKYARELKIWLEERGFKVSVMSPRKHDELMAVILGLSHFVGLAVGDTWLELNFRELEKISGTSFKTLFNLVENIVNTDPEFYSVLQMNLPDINKVESLFKKKIEKWLNIIKNKDKERFVTEMITLRKKLEESRRYSIKDNSCQSS
- the pheA gene encoding prephenate dehydratase, producing MRKNSMNLNNQRIAFQGELGAYSEEAAFKYFGNLIQTIGCKTLSDVFQILEENKVDFVIIPVENSLEGSIGQSYDLLLEYNLKAYGEIFHRIKHCLISFSNNDLKSIKTVYSHPQALGQCRKFLEELKCEIMPFYDTAGSVKMIKEKNLRNAAGIASERTAKIYGMKVIVEGIETNRNNYTRFLILSKKGSAPTGNDKTSIIFTTRHVPGALHNALRIFSDNDINLTKIESRPIVGRPWEYNFYLDFEGHYTDKIVSKALQILKRNSLFVKIIGSYPKAKENFSKE